The Falco naumanni isolate bFalNau1 chromosome 1, bFalNau1.pat, whole genome shotgun sequence genome window below encodes:
- the SOCS3 gene encoding suppressor of cytokine signaling 3, translating to MVTHSKFPAAGMSRPLDTSLRLKTFSSKSEYQLVVNTVRKLQESGFYWSTVTGGEANLLLSTEPAGTFLIRDSSDQRHFFTLSVKTESGTKNLRIQCEGGSFSLQSDPRSSQPVPRFDCVLKLVHHYMPPAPCAVPEQPGGGLHPKRTYYIYSGGEKIPLVLSRPLSSSVSTLQHLCRKTVNGHLDSYEKMTQLPAPIKEFLDRYDAPL from the coding sequence ATGGTCACCCACAGCAAGTTCCCCGCCGCCGGGATGAGCCGCCCCCTCGACACCAGCCTGCGCCTCAAGACGTTCAGCTCCAAGAGCGAGTACCAGCTGGTGGTGAACACCGTGCGCAAGCTGCAGGAGAGCGGCTTCTACTGGAGCACGGTGACGGGCGGTGAGGCCaacctgctgctgagcaccGAGCCGGCCGGCACCTTCCTCATCAGGGACAGCTCGGACCAGCGGCACTTCTTCACCCTCAGCGTCAAGACGGAGTCTGGCACCAAGAACCTGCGCATCCAGTGCGAGGGAGGCAGCTTCTCCTTGCAGAGCGACCCTCGCAGCAGCCAGCCCGTGCCCCGCTTCGACTGCGTGCTCAAGCTGGTACATCACTACATGCCACCCGCACCCTGTGCAGTCCCCGAGCAGCCAGGGGGGGGCCTGCACCCCAAGCGCACCTACTACATCTACTCGGGTGGCGAGAAGATCCCCTTGGTGTTGAGCCGCCCGCTCTCCTCCAGCGTCtccaccctgcagcacctctgccGCAAGACTGTCAACGGGCACCTGGACTCCTATGAGAAGATGACTCAGCTGCCGGCTCCCATTAAGGAGTTCCTGGACCGGTACGATGCCCCTCTCTAA